The Pirellulales bacterium genome contains the following window.
GGCCATGATCCGCCGGTAGACAGGCACCAGCCGGGCATTGCCGGCCAGCTTTGCAAACTTGTCGAAGTCGGGATAATGCACGATCAACAAGATAGCAACGATTCGACTCAACGACAATTAGCCTGCATTTGTGGACAGCGTCTCATAGGTCGCCACGGGTGAGGCACCAGCAACGGATCCAATGGAGTCGTAAATCGTGCTCAGCGCGAAGCAGCTTTTAGTCAAGCAGACGGCAGAGGCGTTTCGCGGCAGGCCGGATATGCCGCTCATGGCCTCTCTCGATGGTATCACGCAGGAAGAAGCGTCTTGGCTTCCTGATGAATCGACGCCGAGCATTGAGCAGCTCGTGCGGCATATTGCCTGGGCGAAGTCGCGGTATTGTTGCCGGGGATTCGGCCGGACGATGGTGATCGTCGACGAGTATGTAGACGACAATGGCGATTCAGCCGATTTGCCGGCGGAGTTTCCTTGCGGCGCGGCGTGGGGATCCGGCATCGCAGCCGGCATTAGTGAGGCGGTCAAGTTGCTGGAGCAATCGCAGCGCATATTGACCGAGTGTCTGGAGTCGTGCTCCGACGAGGCGTTGGAACAGCCGATTCCGACTAATCACGGGAAGTCGGCGGCGCACTTCTTCTGGATCATGCTCATGCACGATCTTTATCATGCCGGACAGATTCGCACTCGCCGCACGATGTATCGAGCGACCGCGCGGCCGCCAGGCAGCATCTGACCGCACAAACCGCCTGCCCACATCCGCCACCGAGCCTGCGGACGAGTTCGGAATTCTGGCGAATTCGGCTACTTTTCGGCGACGCAAGCGACGACCTCTGGCCGTCGGTCGATGACCCTTGCGGCAATCGACGGCTGGCCGCGCCGCGCATTCGATCTATTTAAGGCCGTTCAGGTTAGGTCTGCGCGGCTAAGCGGTGTTGTCCTTGACACGCGCGGTCATGCTGTTAGAATCCCACTGGCATTCTGGCCCTAGGCCGCAGGGAAGGGGACAGTCCCCTTCTTGCTGTGTCGTGACGTTCTTCGAGCATTCTTCCGTCTAGGGCGAGAGAGAAAGAGGGAGTGCGGAGCAAAAGGGGGCAGTCCCCGGAGAAGGGGTTCCATGAAGTGTCAGAAGTGCGAAAAGCAAGCCACTTTTCACATCACAGAGTTGGAGGGGGGCAAGCATCAGGAACTCCACCTGTGCGAGGAGCACGCCCGTCAATATCTGACCCAGGGTGAAAGCGAGTCGGGCGCGGCGCCGAGTCTCGCGGGCGCGCTCGCTCAGCAATTGGCGGTCGGGCAGACTGCGGAGGAGTTGGAGAAGCTCGACAAGAAGGCCTGTCCCGTCTGCGGTATCACCTTTTACGAGTTCCGCAACCAGGGCCGGCTCGGTTGCCCGCACGATTACATCTTCTTCGAGAAAGAACTCGAGCCGCTGATCGCCAACATTCACGGCGAGACGGTCCACACGGGAAAGCGTCCCAAACGGTTTGCCGGCGGCACGCACCACAAAACCGAGCTGATCCGCCTGCGCCGTGAGATGAAAGAGTCGATCGGTCAGGAAGACTACGAGCGGGCCGGCCAGCTTCGCGATCAAATCCGCCGCGTCGAGGAATCCACCGACGAATGATGCTGCGTTTATCCGCGGTTCCTGCCTTCTTGGCGATCTAAGCTCGACATGCCGTGAATCTCAGCGATCTAACCAATACGATGGGCGAATGGCTGCGGGCCAGCGGGCCCGAGTCCGATATCGTCATGAGCAGCCGCATCCGCTTGGCACGGAACCTGGCCGAATTTCCCTTCATCAGCCGGGCGGGCGAGCAAGACCGCGCCGAAATCGAGCGGATGCTCCGCGAACGGATTCTGCAAATCCAAGCTTCCGGCGAGCTGCAATACATCAACGTCAACGAGTTGGACGGCATCGACCGGCAGTTTCTCGTCGAGCGGCAGCTCATCAGCCGCGAGCACGCGGAAAGCCACGGGGCCCGCGGCGTCGCGATCGACCCGCTCGAGCAGATTAGCTTGATGATCAACGAGGAAGATCATCTGCGAATCCAGTGCATGCACAGCGGCTTGGATTTGCAGGGCGCTTGGGAGCAAATCAATCGAGTCGACGATCTGATCGAGCAGCGCGTCACTTACGCCTTCCATCCGCGGCTCGGCTACTTGACGGCCTGCCCGACGAACGTCGGCACGGGGGTGCGCGTGAGCGTCATGCTCCATCTGCCGGCGCTGGTGATCACCAAACAGATCGAGAAAGTGTTCCGCAGCTTACAAAAGATCAGCCTCGCCGTGCGGGGCCTCTATGGAGAAGGCTCGCAGGCGATGGGGGATTTTTATCAGATTTCCAATCAGATCACGCTCGGGCGGACCGAGGCGGAACTCGTGCAACAAGTCGGCGACGTCGTTCCCGTGCTCATCGACTACGAACGGCGGGCGCGAGAGTTTCTCGTCAAGGAAAGCCAGGAAACGCTGCATGACCAGGTGAGCCGGGCTTACGGCATCCTCCGCACCGCGCAGACGATCAGCTCCGAAGAGACGATGCACCTGCTCTCCCGAGTGCGGATGGGGGTTAATCTGGGGTTAATACCCGATCTGCGAATCCCCGACTTGAACGGGCTATTCATCCACACGCAGCCGGCCCATCTGCAAAAGCTCCGCGGCGTGGAACTCGACACGGCCGACCGCAACATCGAACGGGCCCGCTATCTCCGCGCCCATCTCAACAAAGAAGACGGCCGCGGGGCGGAGAAGAATTAAACCGCTGGTGACACGGCACGTAGACGCGGGGTCTCGCCGCGCGAAGTCAAGCGGTGAGACGCCGCTTCTACTTGTCGCTAGTCCGGCGGAAACTTCTTTCTCAATTCGCGGATCACGATCTGCGGGACGAAGCGGGTCAGTTCCTCATCGCTCGCCAGCGGAGTGATCTGCTTCAAGAGCGAGCTGGAGACGTGGGTGAATTGCTCGTCGGCCATGAGGAAGACCGTCTCGATCCCGGCGTCGAGCTTCCGATTGGCAAGCGTCATCGTGAATTCGCTTTCGATGTCGGTGAGCGACCGCACGCCGCGGAGCAACACCCGCGCCCCGCATTGGCGGACGAAATGCACCGCCAGCCCGCTGAACTGCCGCACCTCGATGTTCTTGAGATGGCCGGTCGCCTGGCAAATCAACTCGACGCGCTGGTCGGGAGTGAACAGGGCTTGCTTCTCGATATTCACCCCGACCCCGACGATCAATCGATCCACCAACCGACTCGCCCGCTCGATCACATTCAAATGCCCAAGCGTGACGGGATCAAACGAGCCGGTATACACGGCAACTCGCGAATCGGAGGCGGTCATGGGAGGGCAATCGACAGTTTGAGGCAGGCTGGGTTGCCTTGGAAACACAAAGCGCCAGTTGGTTATTCTAGCTGACGATTCGGTGGGTTCACGATAAGTGAACAAATGGTTAGAATGGGCGGTGAATTGCTTGAATCGTTTTGGAGCCATCGATGTCAGCGCCCAAACAAGCACTCCTGTTTGCGAATCCCTCGGCCGACGCATCGGTGTCAGATGCTGCGTCTTCGACGTTTGTCGATAACATGTCGCTCCCGGTGCATTGCTGGTTCCGATACAGCGCCGGCTTTTCGGCGACATGGGTCGAAACGGTGATTCGACAGGCGGCAGCGCGAGGCAGCGTGCGAGTTTTCGACCCATTTGCCGGATCAGCGACGACCCTGCTCGCGGCAGAGGCTTGCGGCATGGAAGGATTGGGCGTCGAGGCCCATCCGTTTGTTTGCCGAATCGCCCGAGCCAAGTTGGCGTGGCGATCCGATCCCGAAGCGTATCAGCAAAAGATCGCTCAGTTGCGCAAGACCGCCGACGGCCTGACGC
Protein-coding sequences here:
- a CDS encoding DinB family protein translates to MLSAKQLLVKQTAEAFRGRPDMPLMASLDGITQEEASWLPDESTPSIEQLVRHIAWAKSRYCCRGFGRTMVIVDEYVDDNGDSADLPAEFPCGAAWGSGIAAGISEAVKLLEQSQRILTECLESCSDEALEQPIPTNHGKSAAHFFWIMLMHDLYHAGQIRTRRTMYRATARPPGSI
- the coaD gene encoding pantetheine-phosphate adenylyltransferase, giving the protein MTASDSRVAVYTGSFDPVTLGHLNVIERASRLVDRLIVGVGVNIEKQALFTPDQRVELICQATGHLKNIEVRQFSGLAVHFVRQCGARVLLRGVRSLTDIESEFTMTLANRKLDAGIETVFLMADEQFTHVSSSLLKQITPLASDEELTRFVPQIVIRELRKKFPPD
- a CDS encoding protein arginine kinase — translated: MGEWLRASGPESDIVMSSRIRLARNLAEFPFISRAGEQDRAEIERMLRERILQIQASGELQYINVNELDGIDRQFLVERQLISREHAESHGARGVAIDPLEQISLMINEEDHLRIQCMHSGLDLQGAWEQINRVDDLIEQRVTYAFHPRLGYLTACPTNVGTGVRVSVMLHLPALVITKQIEKVFRSLQKISLAVRGLYGEGSQAMGDFYQISNQITLGRTEAELVQQVGDVVPVLIDYERRAREFLVKESQETLHDQVSRAYGILRTAQTISSEETMHLLSRVRMGVNLGLIPDLRIPDLNGLFIHTQPAHLQKLRGVELDTADRNIERARYLRAHLNKEDGRGAEKN
- a CDS encoding UvrB/UvrC motif-containing protein, whose product is MKCQKCEKQATFHITELEGGKHQELHLCEEHARQYLTQGESESGAAPSLAGALAQQLAVGQTAEELEKLDKKACPVCGITFYEFRNQGRLGCPHDYIFFEKELEPLIANIHGETVHTGKRPKRFAGGTHHKTELIRLRREMKESIGQEDYERAGQLRDQIRRVEESTDE